A region of the Drosophila ananassae strain 14024-0371.13 chromosome XL, ASM1763931v2, whole genome shotgun sequence genome:
TCGAAGGGCATGAAGCCACTGGCTCGTACTTTAATGATATTCCGCAGCAGGGGCTGGTGGCTCTGGTAGCTCTTGACCAGGCCAAAAAGGCCCAACAGGCTCAGAGTGTTTATGGCTAGCATTTCTGGGGCTTAGCTCATTTTAGGAtcacattaaaaaaatatataaccgATCGGTGGTATTACTCCGCTGACGAAAGACCCACAATGCCGACCCGCGTTGCACCaactgagtaaactgaataaACTCGAATCCGTTCGAGTCGGGTTCAACTCGACTCACTGCCGAGCGTCTCGTGTGCACTGTGGGCTCGTAAAAGCGAATTAATTAGAGAAAATACCGTACGGTACACGACTGCACAGTGGGACGAAATTGTGAggaaaattaattacaaaGAAACAGATATTTATACCCGGTACATGGACACTTTAAagtattaaacaaaaaatgtaaatgatTGTATTAGTTATATGATTTTATATTCATCTTTGAATAGTTTCTAATATTTATGGATCATAGATacacataattttaaatttaaagttaATATATCTTTCAATTCTGTATAATATTAAGTGCCATATAATAGTAAAAtaagtttcaaaaataataataagtgggatatattaaatacatttaagtTTACATGATTTTAAGgttgttttcaatatttttttagttgtataataaataaatctggttttaaaaatagtttaattttATAGAAATCTTGAGGTCTAGAATAAAAACTTCAATGTATAGACATCCAGATTCCTATGGTTCTACttcaaaaatctttaaaaaatatgtattttcaAACGACTTTATCTCAAAAACTCTCATATATATTTCCGAACCACTGTCCATAGAGATGTCCGAACACtttgaattgaaaataaaaacataactGGCCGAGGCCTCTCGacgtttattgtttattgtttggcGACTTACTCTTTTTCCTCTATTAGTTACTCTATTATTTCCCCTATTTTGTTGTGGCCACTGGGACAgtacaaatttataaaaaaaaaaaaaaaatagtatgtGTTTGTGATTTATGGCAGAGAGTTAACAAGAATAATTCTTTGGATTCTACGTGTGGCTTTTTGTGTGTGGAATGACATTAAACTGGTTCACACAGGCCGTCGGTTTGGGCCATTATGCCGGCCATTAAAGCCTCAACCCGTCGTCCACTCTCGCTGCCATTGCTCGGCTGACCCAAAGACAACATACTACCTCGGTATGGTACATATTTCCATATCTGGTCCATACAAGTGCCTATATAATGGGTCGTATCTCCGGCCCATTAGCATTAAAACAAAAGACACCCGCAATGAAAAAACGTATAAAAAACCATACATGTTTTGTCAAATGGAGATTTTATGGAAAAATGCTTGATTTTCAGAATTTTCACTCGAATTTAATGATAGTTGACAATTCAAAAGTTCAACGCTTCACAGATCACTCTCACTGCTCTACATTAGCATATGTGGACAGTGCGGATCATAACTAGCTATGGGTTGTAGGGAAAAGTTTTATAAAGAAAggcttatatttattttcttgttcaatttcaataaaaagtaTAATTATTTCCAAAATACCTATCTTTGTGTCTGTCTATGCTAGAACTTATTGGGAATTATAGGAACAGAAAGatgttttttgaataaaaagttAGCATTTTCCAGAAATATTTATAAGAGAATTAATATTAGAACtctaaaatatatagataaaaagaatatatataaataattatattaccTATTTATTATTATCCTATAAATCCGTTATAAAACCCTAAAATCTTCAATTAGTTTCGAACTTTCGAGGGCCAAAAAGTACCTTTTAAGATTCTCCAACCAACTTCCCTTCATGAAACGCACTGTACTCATCCATAATCAAGAGCCAACATCACTAACGGTAGCTTAATACCATTCCGAGTTGATTGACACACATTGTTCAATCACAAGCCTCAATCACCAGCCAaccagttgtttttttttataatttttttgtaattatttatttatcgtAGACGTAGACTTGGCTTAATTACTAAAATTAAGAACAAAAgtgtgcaaaaaaaattggtttatataataaagtatatatagaTTATGGTGAGGAGGGATATCTGTACAATTAGAGTGTAGAGAGACTTAGATGTACAAGTACTGCTAGCTGACTAGaaaattatattcttttagAACTTAtctatataaattatttcgaTTTCTCCCTTCGAATCCAacacataattatttttttgttccattttttttttgaaaatatttacatatacAAATACTGTTGctctaaatattatttatcatTTAGGATATAGTTTTAAGGTTAAGCTCTAGTCCAAAGTGATGTGCGGATTGGTGTACGTAAAGCCATGGAACTGTTTCTGATCCATAGAGGCCAGAATTTCCTTATCGATGGGGGTCAACCGGACCCGTTCTCTGGTGAAAACCCGATCGAAATATTGGGTATCCAATGGGTGTTTCTAATAGAGTTTTCAAGAGAATataatatagatatatatatatattttggggTGTAATACTTACCACTTGGGGCTTGAAGGGCGGCTCTATTTGTCGCTTCTCCAGCAGACCCCAGTCGATCGGCCGGAAGAATATATGATCGGCTATATCTCCAGCTGTACTATATTGAGACCCAATACGCTTTGTATAATCCTTTTCCAGAAGCTATAAAGTACaagaatatttattataatatttataagattatatatattaacgAGCTTACCCCTTTGAGAATTCCAGTTGCCTCGGCGGATATATAAACGGGGAACCATGGAATCTCATTGCAAATGGACCAGAAGAGCTCGTCCTCATCGCAGCCACTAAATGGCGACTGTCCGATCAGCATCTCGTAGAGCAGCACACCGAAAGACCACCAATCCACATTTTGATTGTACTTCTCACCctgaatattataaatatagaatttattctctataatatatatatttcaatgAAATCAAGGCACAACTAACCTTAATGATTTCGGGCGCCATATAATCGGGTGTGCCGCAAAAACTATCCGCTGTTTTGTCCAAATAGATCTGCAGTTTGCACATTCCAAAATCGGCGATACGAACATGTCCCTCGTAGTCCAGCAGGACGTTATCCAGTTTGAGATCcctagaaaaaaatatacagaaATCTTTGTAATATGGGAGTATTTTAAGCTCTCAAGAAGATCTACAAAAAGACAATATGGTTATGGTTTTTCCAatctttcagttatatgaaAACTATAGGATAATGACAACCGATCCTGGTCATTTTAACAAATATAGTGTATTTTGATATAAGAAGGCTTTGTGTAAATTTTAAAGCCGATAGCTATAACACACCTATAGATAATGCCCTTTTTGTGCAGGAACTTGAGACCCGAGATTATTTCGGCGCCATAGAATCTGGCCCTTTCCTCGGAGAAGCGTCCGCTCTCCTGGATGTGGAACATGAGATCACCGCCATTCAGATACTCCATCACGAAGAACAGGTGGCTCTGCAggagaaattatttaaaaaaaataaaaataaaagaaaataaattaaaaatgtatttgagAAACAATTAAGAATCGGCCCCCAAAgtcataaataattaaaatacctTCTAATCGGTGTCAATGCAAGTGGCAAGATGCAGATACATTTACGGctaaaagatacagatacagatagagaTACACAAATGCATCTCTCAAGATTCTAAGATACAAATGCTAAGAACACgaaacagacggacaggcACCCTGATCTACATGATGTCCGAATATCCGAACAGTCTGACTGTCCCtcctgtccgtttgtccgtctgtccgtttgtccgcctgtccgAATGTCGTGTGCCCCAATCGATGGCCAGCCGCAGTCCcaattaaatcaaatatatatttaattatagagCGTTTTACCTTTCCTCTGGCTATTTATAAGCCCAATCGATTGTTCTATCTAACATTTGGATATATATTTGTCCCACAGACCCACCTTTTGTTTGTGGGGATTACCTCTAAACGATAATTGAGAGAAAGGTGCCAATAGGATGTAagagtttttgttttaaagtgGAAATAGTCAGAGAATTTGTTGAGAATTTTAcaggtattttttaaatattttttagatttatgATCTTTTGAAAAAGAGCTCTCTTAAAATATGAATCTGAAACTATATACCTCTAATAagtctattttatttattcttaaaCCCTATTTAtccttaaaaactaaaaaccaaACCCACCTCCGTTTGGAAAGTGCAAAACAAATGACACAAATAAGGATGTTTGGTGCCCAGGGCCAGGACCTTTCTCTCAATGAGCGTCGAGTCCACATCGTCGTCCTCCAGAACGACATCCTTTTTCAGGCACTTGATGGCATAATAGTACGTGGTATCCCTCAGCTCGGCCAGCAGGAcctattaaataatttaatattaatatttaataattaaaaaaatatataaaacaagaTATACTCACTTTGCCGAAACTTCCCTTGCCGAGGACGGCCAGAAAGTGGAAATCATCTACCGAATAATTCTTAAATCTAGGTATTACTGTGGCTGGCGCAGTGAAACGTCCGGATTTTTGGAATTGTGAATATGTATATGATGTTTCTGTGCAAGCGAGACAGCAAGATCAACAGAGCGAGATAGCGTATATAGGAtagaatatatagaatatCAAAGTTAGTTAAGATcaagtaaaaatatatattagaatTGGATAGATAATGGTTGTCGGTTCATGACTCTTTATCCAGGATCACTTGAGTGGCAGGCAGA
Encoded here:
- the LOC6502153 gene encoding putative protein kinase C delta type homolog isoform X4, giving the protein MMFTRAQVRKQKSSNSSSQRPRSSGGSSRHQGGQGGHETRYKQSSSSSSGAGSGLSGSSASGGARRDRDRDRERDHYGKQHSFELPRQHSKEEAYHRDRDRDRDRESSTGLPEKGGVGVTGSSVYVDRRTRPRSITNRRGAIKHQKTHDINGHRFVAKFFRQPTFCAFCNLFLWGFGKQGYQCIICQTVVHKKCHEKLLGKCSGSVFTSASTILLRERFKIDMPHRFKPHTFMSPTFCDHCGSLMGGFFIQGLKCEECDVNCHKKCERLTANLCGVNQKLIVEALNYVKRGAREARDSPSTPPSLNPAYKIEPSEEHDDDFHFLAVLGKGSFGKVLLAELRDTTYYYAIKCLKKDVVLEDDDVDSTLIERKVLALGTKHPYLCHLFCTFQTESHLFFVMEYLNGGDLMFHIQESGRFSEERARFYGAEIISGLKFLHKKGIIYRDLKLDNVLLDYEGHVRIADFGMCKLQIYLDKTADSFCGTPDYMAPEIIKGEKYNQNVDWWSFGVLLYEMLIGQSPFSGCDEDELFWSICNEIPWFPVYISAEATGILKGLLEKDYTKRIGSQYSTAGDIADHIFFRPIDWGLLEKRQIEPPFKPQVKHPLDTQYFDRVFTRERVRLTPIDKEILASMDQKQFHGFTYTNPHITLD
- the LOC6502153 gene encoding putative protein kinase C delta type homolog isoform X5, whose product is MNYSVDDFHFLAVLGKGSFGKVLLAELRDTTYYYAIKCLKKDVVLEDDDVDSTLIERKVLALGTKHPYLCHLFCTFQTESHLFFVMEYLNGGDLMFHIQESGRFSEERARFYGAEIISGLKFLHKKGIIYRDLKLDNVLLDYEGHVRIADFGMCKLQIYLDKTADSFCGTPDYMAPEIIKGEKYNQNVDWWSFGVLLYEMLIGQSPFSGCDEDELFWSICNEIPWFPVYISAEATGILKGLLEKDYTKRIGSQYSTAGDIADHIFFRPIDWGLLEKRQIEPPFKPQVKHPLDTQYFDRVFTRERVRLTPIDKEILASMDQKQFHGFTYTNPHITLD
- the LOC6502153 gene encoding putative protein kinase C delta type homolog isoform X3 — encoded protein: MMFTRAQVRKQKSSNSSSQRPRSSGGSSRHQGGQGGHETRYKQSSSSSSGAGSGLSGSSASGGARRDRDRDRERDHYGKQHSFELPRQHSKEEAYHRDRDRDRDRESSTGLPEKGGVGVTGSSVYVDRRTRPRSITNRRGAIKHQKTHDINGHRFVAKFFRQPTFCAFCNLFLWGFGKQGYQCIICQTVVHKKCHEKLLGKCSGSVFTSASTILLRERFKIDMPHRFKPHTFMSPTFCDHCGSLMGGFFIQGLKCEECDVNCHKKCERLTANLCGVNQKLIVEALNYVKRGAREARDSPSTPPSLNPAYKIEPSEEHDETSYTYSQFQKSGRFTAPATVIPRFKNYSVDDFHFLAVLGKGSFGKVLLAELRDTTYYYAIKCLKKDVVLEDDDVDSTLIERKVLALGTKHPYLCHLFCTFQTESHLFFVMEYLNGGDLMFHIQESGRFSEERARFYGAEIISGLKFLHKKGIIYRDLKLDNVLLDYEGHVRIADFGMCKLQIYLDKTADSFCGTPDYMAPEIIKGEKYNQNVDWWSFGVLLYEMLIGQSPFSGCDEDELFWSICNEIPWFPVYISAEATGILKGLLEKDYTKRIGSQYSTAGDIADHIFFRPIDWGLLEKRQIEPPFKPQVKHPLDTQYFDRVFTRERVRLTPIDKEILASMDQKQFHGFTYTNPHITLD